A single genomic interval of Zingiber officinale cultivar Zhangliang chromosome 4A, Zo_v1.1, whole genome shotgun sequence harbors:
- the LOC121970945 gene encoding RHOMBOID-like protein 12, mitochondrial translates to MRRNHFGKFLALCFSKRCNSSPIASSPFHGCSIPHSYRASPFPRSPRPDADPPIASAFAPGGLRRFSQPPKAVPFYASTPVGLKGLVVEGACALKISFQRRSGFDPKRLLSLPQQFLWKRFMPVGHGDEVVYGLLGANVAVFLLWRIVDPSFMGKHFMISLDNFKSGRLHTLITSAFSHSDFHHLLTNMIGLYFFGPSIVSLFGPEFLLKLYLGGALGGSVFYLAHKAFMVPSSKGYRGWDESRIPGLGASAAVNAIILLHVFLFPKNIYYVNLIIPVPAALLGAFLIGSDLWRIKKGEEHISGAAHLGGAVVAALVFARIKRWI, encoded by the exons ATGCGGAGGAATCATTTCGGCAAGTTTCTCGCGCTCTGCTTCTCCAAGCGATGCAACTCATCCCCCATTGCCTCCTCCCCTTTCCATGGCTGCTCCATTCCTCACTCCTACCGAGCTTCTCCTTTCCCGCGTTCGCCGCGTCCCGACGCCGACCCGCCGATCGCTTCCGCCTTCGCCCCTGGCGGCCTCCGTCGTTTCTCGCAGCCACCGAAGGCGGTCCCTTTCTATGCGTCGACTCCCGTTGGCCTCAAGGGTCTCGTCGTAGAGGGTGCCTGCGCGCTCAAGATCTCCTTCCAGAGGCGGTCCGGGTTTGATCCCAAGCGGCTCCTCTCCTTGCCGCAGCAGTTTCTCTG GAAAAGATTTATGCCTGTTGGCCATGGAGACGAAGTTGTTTATGGCCTTCTTGGAGCTAATGTTGCTGTTTTTTTGTtatggaggattgttgatccttCATTCATGGGGAAGCATTTTATG ATTTCTCTTGATAACTTCAAAAGCGGGCGTTTGCACACTTTGATTACTAGTGCATTCAGTCATTCTGATTTCCACCACCTCCTGACTAATATGATTGGTCTTTACTTCTTTGGCCCAAGT ATTGTCAGCCTATTTGGTCCTGAATTTTTGCTGAAGTTATACTTAGGAGGTGCATTAGGTGGATCAGTTTTTTACTTAGCGCACAAGGCATTCATGGTGCCATCTTCGAAG GGTTATCGAGGATGGGATGAATCAAGAATTCCAGGACTG GGTGCAAGTGCTGCTGTAAATGCtataattcttcttcatgtgtTTCTCTTccctaaaaatatttattatgtaAATCTCATTATACCTGTTCCTGCAGCACTGTTG GGAGCATTCTTGATTGGAAGCGACCTATGGAGGATCAAGAAG GGAGAGGAACACATTTCAGGTGCTGCTCATTTGGGGGGTGCCGTGGTGGCTGCGTTGGTATTTGCTAGAATTAAGCGCTGGATTTGA